The following proteins come from a genomic window of Coturnix japonica isolate 7356 unplaced genomic scaffold, Coturnix japonica 2.1 chrUnrandom451, whole genome shotgun sequence:
- the LOC107306984 gene encoding hyphally regulated cell wall protein 3-like: MWGGVDVTSIGDGRNRSHRATIVCQPAMRCHNGGVPTVTSCLCPPGFVGVTCERTDAAQRCAAGSTAVGRLCLCPPGWGGPRCGQRRGDTACLNGGTAVGLECYCRGGFRGDRCQIGDGGGNVGGPDNGTVGGPDNGTTNGTVGGPDNGTVGGPDNGTTNGTVGGPDNGTLGGPDNGTVGGPINGTVGGPDNGTVGGPDNGTVGGPINGTVGGPDNGTLGGPVNGTVGGPDNGTMGGPNNGTVGGPINGTVGGSDNGTVGGPDNGTSNGTLGGLDNGTVGGPDNGSVGGPTNGTSNGTLGGPTNGTVGGPDNGTLGGPDNGTVGGPINGTVSGPINGTSNDTLGGPDNGSVGGPINGNVGGPNNGTVGGPINGTSNGTEGDPDNGTLGGPNNGTVGGPSNGSMDVTTDVPTNGTTNGTTRVPNNGTTYGTTNGTTYGTTNVPTYGTTNGTTYGTTHVTTDVPTNGTTNGTTNGTTNGTTHVPLPVPPAAPRTTSVPPHSLGVTTSSTTRTSSTSRPTTTGGMGASGGPLGSAWGLLGVFGVF, from the exons ATGTGGGGGGGGGTCGATGTGACGTCGATCGGGGACGGCAGGAACAGGAGCCACCGGGCCACCATCGTCTGCCAGCCTGCAa TGCGGTGTCACAATGGCGGCGTCCCCACCGTCACCTCCTGCCTTTGTCCCCCCGGTTTCGTGGGTGTCACGTGTGAGCGGACGGACGCGGCCCAACGTTGCGCCGCCGGCAGCACGGCCGTGGGGCGGCTCTGCCTCTGCCCCCCAGGTTGGGGGGGACCCCGATGTGGGCAGCGCCGTGGGGACACGGCCTGTCTCAATGGGGGGacggctgtggggctggagtgCTACTGCAGGGGGGGGTTCCGGGGGGACAGGTGTCAGATTGGGGATGGGGGAGGCAACGTGGGTGGTCCTGACAATGGAACTGTGGGTGGTCCTGACAATGGCACCACCAATGGCACTGTGGGTGGTCCCGACAATGGTACTGTGGGTGGTCCCGACAATGGCACCACCAATGGCACTGTGGGTGGTCCCGACAATGGCACCTTGGGTGGTCCCGACAATGGCACTGTGGGTGGTCCCATCAATGGCACTGTGGGTGGTCCTGACAATGGCACCGTGGGTGGTCCTGACAATGGCACTGTGGGTGGTCCCATCAATGGCACTGTGGGTGGGCCTGACAATGGCACCTTGGGTGGTCCCGTCAATGGCACTGTGGGTGGTCCTGACAATGGCACCATGGGTGGTCCCAACAATGGCACTGTGGGTGGTCCCATCAATGGCACTGTGGGTGGTTCCGACAATGGCACTGTGGGTGGTCCCGACAATGGCACCAGCAATGGCACCTTGGGTGGTCTTGACAACGGAACTGTGGGTGGTCCTGACAATGGCAGT GTGGGTGGTCCCACCAATGGCACCAGCAATGGCACCTTGGGTGGTCCCACCAATGGCACTGTGGGTGGTCCTGACAATGGCACCTTGGGTGGTCCCGACAATGGCACGGTGGGTGGTCCCATCAATGGCACCGTGAGTGGTCCCATCAATGGCACCAGCAATGACACCTTGGGTGGTCCTGACAATGGCAGCGTGGGTGGTCCCATCAATGGCAATGTGGGTGGTCCCAACAATGGCACTGTGGGTGGTCCCATCAATGGCACCAGCAATGGAACTGAGGGTGATCCCGACAATGGCACCTTGGGTGGTCCCAACAATGGCACTGTGGGTGGTCCCAGCAATGGCAGCATGGATGTCACTACCGATGTCCCCACCAATGGGACCACCAATGGGACCACCCGTGTCCCCAACAATGGGACCACCTATGGGACCACCAATGGGACCACCTATGGGACCACCAATGTCCCCACCTATGGGACCACCAATGGGACCACCTATGGGACCACCCATGTCACCACTGATGTCCCCACCAATGGGACCACCAATGGGACCACCAATGGGACCACCAATGGGACCACCCATGTCCCCCTCCCTGTcccccccgctgccccccggACGACGTCTGTTCCCCCCCACAGTTTGGGGGTCACaaccagcagcaccaccaggaccagcagcaccagccgCCCCACAACCACAGGTGGGATGGGGGCTTCAGGGGGTCCTTTGGGGTCAGcatggggtcttttgggggtctttggggtcttttga
- the LOC107306991 gene encoding obscurin-like isoform X2, which yields MVKNVTLKDQGSYSCETKDDKATFQVKVRGMNYCNKGEYSCEAAGQKLTFKIHVTEPEFVFTNKEKVQKVVKAATTEKCHAELRGGPGEDGEVK from the exons ATGGTCAAAAATGTGACCCTGAAAGACCAAGGGAGCtacagctgtgaaacaaaagaTGACAAAGCAACATTCCAAGTGAAAGTCAGAG GAATGAATTACTGCAACAA AGGGGAGTACAGCTGCGAGGCTGCTGGCCAGAAACTCACCTTCAAGATTCATGTCACAG aGCCAGAATTTGTATTTACAAACAAGGAGAAGGTACAGAAGGTGGTGAAGgctgcaacaacagaaaaatgccaCGCTGAGCTGCGAGGTGGCCCAGGAGAAGATGGAG AGGTCAAGTGA
- the LOC107306991 gene encoding obscurin-like isoform X1, whose translation MVKNVTLKDQGSYSCETKDDKATFQVKVRGMNYCNKGEYSCEAAGQKLTFKIHVTEPEFVFTNKEKVQKVVKAATTEKCHAELRGGPGEDGGCHQFISNEPIMFQL comes from the exons ATGGTCAAAAATGTGACCCTGAAAGACCAAGGGAGCtacagctgtgaaacaaaagaTGACAAAGCAACATTCCAAGTGAAAGTCAGAG GAATGAATTACTGCAACAA AGGGGAGTACAGCTGCGAGGCTGCTGGCCAGAAACTCACCTTCAAGATTCATGTCACAG aGCCAGAATTTGTATTTACAAACAAGGAGAAGGTACAGAAGGTGGTGAAGgctgcaacaacagaaaaatgccaCGCTGAGCTGCGAGGTGGCCCAGGAGAAGATGGAGGTTGTCATCAATTTATAAGCAATGAGCCAATAATGTTCCAATTATaa